Proteins encoded within one genomic window of Amycolatopsis sp. 2-15:
- the lysA gene encoding diaminopimelate decarboxylase: MAHPAGPRHADVYPHADASGFPPASAEELDKLPAKVWPRNTYRAGDGIVRIAGMDVRDLAETYGTPLFVVDEADFKSRCADYAEAFDDPALVHYASKAFLSIEIARWVAEQGLSLDVCSGGELAVAQRANFPAERITFHGNNKSLAELDAAVEAGVGTVVVDSYYEIARLAEIAARREVVQAVLVRVTVGVEAHTHEFIATAHEDQKFGFSLASGDAAEAVRRVLNAPSLKLVGLHSHIGSQIFDADGFEVAARRVVGLLADLAKEHGRELLDQLNLVDLGGGFGIAYTEKDNPPPPAQMITQIREIVRKECAYADLPVPRIAGEPGRAIAGPGTITLYEVGTIKDVALGDNSTRRYVSVDGGMSDNIRTALYDAVYDCRVVSRSASEGDEPVLATLSRVVGKHCESGDIVVRDCWLPDTLAPGDLLAVAATGAYCYSMASGYNRQPRPAVVAVRNGSARVLLRRETTDDMLRLEV; the protein is encoded by the coding sequence ATGGCGCACCCCGCGGGCCCTCGCCACGCCGACGTCTACCCCCATGCCGACGCCTCCGGGTTCCCGCCCGCGAGCGCCGAAGAGCTCGACAAGCTGCCCGCGAAAGTGTGGCCGCGCAACACTTATCGCGCCGGCGACGGCATCGTGCGCATTGCCGGCATGGACGTGCGCGACCTCGCCGAGACCTACGGCACGCCGCTGTTCGTGGTCGACGAGGCCGACTTCAAGTCCCGGTGCGCCGACTACGCCGAGGCGTTCGACGACCCGGCGCTGGTGCACTACGCGTCGAAGGCGTTCCTGTCCATCGAGATCGCCCGCTGGGTGGCCGAACAGGGCCTGAGCCTCGACGTGTGCAGCGGCGGCGAGCTCGCCGTGGCGCAGCGCGCGAACTTCCCGGCCGAGCGGATCACCTTCCACGGCAACAACAAGTCGCTCGCGGAGCTCGACGCGGCGGTCGAGGCCGGCGTCGGCACCGTGGTCGTCGACTCGTACTACGAGATCGCCCGCCTGGCCGAGATCGCCGCGCGCCGCGAGGTCGTGCAGGCGGTGCTCGTGCGCGTGACGGTCGGCGTCGAGGCCCACACGCACGAGTTCATCGCGACCGCGCACGAGGACCAGAAGTTCGGCTTCTCGCTGGCTTCCGGCGACGCGGCCGAGGCCGTGCGCCGCGTGCTCAACGCGCCGTCGCTCAAGCTCGTGGGCCTGCACAGCCACATCGGCTCGCAGATCTTCGACGCCGACGGCTTCGAGGTCGCCGCCCGCCGGGTGGTCGGCCTGCTTGCCGACCTGGCCAAGGAGCACGGCCGTGAGCTGCTCGACCAGCTCAACCTCGTGGACCTCGGCGGTGGCTTCGGCATCGCCTACACCGAGAAGGACAACCCGCCGCCGCCCGCGCAAATGATCACGCAGATCCGCGAGATCGTCCGCAAGGAGTGCGCGTACGCCGACCTGCCCGTGCCGCGCATCGCGGGCGAACCGGGCCGCGCGATCGCCGGGCCGGGCACCATCACGCTGTACGAGGTCGGCACCATCAAGGACGTCGCCCTGGGTGACAACAGCACCCGCCGCTACGTGAGCGTCGACGGCGGCATGAGTGACAACATCCGCACGGCGCTCTACGACGCGGTGTACGACTGCCGGGTGGTTTCCCGCTCCGCGAGCGAAGGTGACGAGCCCGTTCTCGCCACTCTGTCCCGAGTCGTGGGAAAACACTGTGAATCCGGCGACATCGTCGTCCGAGACTGCTGGCTACCCGACACTCTTGCTCCCGGCGACCTGCTGGCCGTCGCGGCGACCGGTGCCTACTGCTACTCGATGGCGAGTGGGTACAACCGGCAGCCGCGCCCGGCGGTGGTGGCCGTGCGCAACGGCAGCGCCCGCGTGCTGCTGCGGCGGGAGACGACGGACGACATGCTGCGCCTGGAGGTTTGA
- the prfA gene encoding peptide chain release factor 1 encodes MDSTSLKGLLAEHAQLEEQLADPAVHADQAKARKLGRRYAELSPVVRAVRELDQTRDDLAAAKELAAEDSAFAEEAEELAAKIPDLESRLTELLLPRDPYDGTDVVMEVKSGEGGEESALFAGDLLRMYLRYAERHGWKAEVLDSTDSDLGGFKDVTLSIKSKTADVDGVWSRLKFEGGVHRVQRVPATESQGRIHTSAAGVLIYPEPEEVEVEIDPNDLRIDVFRSSGPGGQSVNTTDSAVRITHLPTGIVVSCQNEKSQIQNRARALQVLQARLQAIAEEEAAAKASDARRSQVRTVDRSERVRTYNFPENRISDHRVNYKAYNLDQVLDGDLDGVLDALATADREERLAAQSG; translated from the coding sequence GTGGATTCGACTTCGCTCAAGGGGCTGCTCGCCGAGCACGCCCAGCTGGAAGAGCAGCTGGCGGACCCGGCCGTGCACGCCGACCAGGCCAAGGCCCGCAAGCTGGGCCGCCGCTACGCGGAGCTGAGCCCCGTCGTGCGCGCCGTGCGTGAGCTCGACCAGACGCGCGACGATCTCGCCGCGGCCAAGGAGCTGGCGGCCGAGGACTCGGCGTTCGCTGAAGAGGCCGAAGAGCTGGCCGCGAAGATCCCCGACCTCGAGTCCCGCCTCACGGAGCTGCTGCTGCCGCGCGACCCGTACGACGGCACCGACGTGGTCATGGAGGTCAAGTCCGGCGAAGGCGGCGAGGAGTCCGCGCTGTTCGCGGGCGACCTGCTGCGAATGTACCTGCGCTACGCCGAGCGCCACGGCTGGAAGGCCGAGGTCCTCGACTCCACCGACTCCGACCTGGGCGGCTTCAAGGACGTCACGCTGTCGATCAAGAGCAAGACCGCGGACGTCGACGGCGTCTGGTCGCGCCTGAAGTTCGAGGGCGGCGTGCACCGCGTGCAGCGCGTGCCGGCGACCGAGTCGCAGGGCCGCATCCACACGTCCGCCGCCGGCGTGCTGATCTACCCGGAGCCCGAAGAGGTCGAGGTCGAGATCGACCCCAATGACCTGCGCATCGACGTCTTCCGCTCCTCCGGCCCCGGCGGCCAGAGCGTGAACACCACCGACTCGGCCGTGCGCATCACGCACCTGCCGACCGGCATCGTCGTCTCGTGCCAGAACGAGAAGTCCCAGATCCAGAACCGCGCCCGCGCGCTGCAGGTCCTGCAGGCCCGCCTGCAGGCCATCGCCGAGGAAGAGGCCGCCGCGAAGGCCTCGGACGCCCGCCGCTCGCAGGTCCGCACCGTCGACCGCTCCGAGCGCGTGCGCACGTACAACTTCCCCGAGAACCGCATCTCGGACCACCGCGTGAACTACAAGGCCTACAACCTCGACCAGGTCCTCGACGGCGACCTCGACGGCGTCCTCGACGCCCTGGCGACCGCCGACCGCGAGGAGCGGCTGGCCGCGCAGTCCGGCTGA
- the rho gene encoding transcription termination factor Rho has product MSNTDLLSGDVETPAAAAETNGAAAAPKRRTGGLSGMVIAELRQLAGELGVGETTGMRKGDLIAAIRERQGKTKKRTATAETLPLDGVGDAPAPKASKAAKTEEPARAEKKRGETPSAEAAPAPQAETNGSAPAAEAPAEKPAQQERQDRDGGQQNSDGQQEEGGRSRRRRGSNRAAGAPDGQREPREQRDGGQQRDGGQRGDREQRGDREQRGDRGDRAERQGGRDNNRGGSDNRDNRDNRQRNNQQDSGNRGQQDNRSQGPEDDEEGGRRGRRFRDRRRRGSGGGRAEGGSPDTEIREDDVLLPVAGILDVLDNYAFVRTSGYLAGPNDVYVSLSLVRKYGLRRGDAITGVVRQPRDGEQQRQKFNPLVRVDSINGLEPDEAKRRPDFTKLTPLYPNERLRLETESHKLTTRVIDLIMPVGKGQRALIVSPPKAGKTTIMQDIANAITTNNPEAHLMVVLVDERPEEVTDMQRSVKGEVIASTFDRPPADHTSVAELSIERAKRLVEMGHDVVVLLDSITRLGRAYNLAAPASGRILSGGVDSTALYPPKRFLGAARNIENGGSLTIFATAMVETGSTMDTVIFEEFKGTGNAELKLDRKISERRVFPAVDVNPSGTRKEELLLSPDELAVTHKLHRVLHALDSQQAIDLLISRLRKTKTNIEFLMQVSKTALGANDED; this is encoded by the coding sequence GTGAGCAACACCGATCTGTTGAGCGGCGACGTGGAGACCCCCGCCGCGGCCGCTGAGACGAATGGGGCCGCGGCCGCTCCGAAGCGCCGCACCGGGGGCCTTTCCGGAATGGTCATCGCCGAGCTCCGCCAGCTGGCGGGCGAACTGGGTGTGGGCGAGACCACGGGGATGCGCAAGGGTGACCTGATCGCCGCGATCCGCGAGCGGCAGGGCAAGACCAAGAAGCGCACCGCGACGGCGGAGACTCTCCCGCTCGACGGCGTCGGCGACGCTCCGGCTCCCAAGGCCTCGAAGGCCGCGAAGACCGAAGAGCCGGCCCGGGCCGAGAAGAAGCGCGGGGAGACCCCGAGCGCCGAGGCGGCGCCGGCTCCCCAGGCCGAGACCAACGGTTCGGCTCCCGCAGCCGAGGCGCCGGCCGAGAAGCCCGCGCAGCAGGAGCGCCAGGACCGCGACGGCGGCCAGCAGAACTCCGACGGGCAGCAGGAGGAAGGCGGCCGCAGCCGTCGCCGCCGCGGCTCGAACCGGGCCGCGGGCGCGCCCGACGGCCAGCGTGAGCCGCGCGAGCAGCGTGACGGTGGCCAGCAGCGTGACGGTGGCCAGCGTGGCGACCGTGAGCAGCGTGGTGACCGTGAACAGCGTGGGGACCGTGGTGACCGCGCTGAGCGTCAGGGCGGCCGCGACAACAACCGCGGTGGCTCGGACAACCGGGACAACCGCGACAACCGCCAGCGCAACAACCAGCAGGACAGCGGCAACCGCGGCCAGCAGGACAACCGTTCGCAGGGCCCGGAGGACGACGAGGAGGGCGGCCGTCGCGGCCGTCGCTTCCGCGACCGCCGTCGCCGGGGCAGCGGGGGCGGGCGCGCCGAAGGCGGTTCGCCGGACACCGAGATCCGCGAGGACGACGTCCTGCTGCCGGTCGCCGGCATCCTGGACGTGCTCGACAACTACGCGTTCGTGCGCACCTCGGGTTACCTCGCCGGGCCGAACGACGTGTACGTCTCGCTCTCGCTGGTCCGCAAGTACGGCCTGCGCCGCGGTGACGCCATCACCGGTGTCGTCCGTCAGCCACGGGACGGCGAGCAGCAGCGGCAGAAGTTCAACCCGCTGGTGCGCGTCGACTCGATCAACGGCCTGGAGCCGGACGAGGCCAAGCGCCGCCCCGACTTCACCAAGCTGACCCCGCTCTACCCCAACGAGCGCCTGCGTCTCGAGACCGAGTCGCACAAGCTCACCACCCGCGTGATCGACCTGATCATGCCGGTCGGCAAGGGGCAGCGCGCCCTGATCGTGTCCCCGCCGAAGGCCGGTAAGACCACGATCATGCAGGACATCGCCAACGCGATCACCACGAACAACCCTGAGGCCCACCTCATGGTCGTGCTGGTCGACGAGCGGCCGGAAGAGGTCACGGACATGCAGCGGTCCGTGAAGGGCGAGGTCATCGCCTCGACCTTCGACCGCCCGCCGGCCGACCACACCTCGGTCGCGGAGCTCTCGATCGAGCGCGCCAAGCGCCTGGTCGAGATGGGCCACGACGTGGTGGTGCTGCTCGACTCGATCACCCGCCTCGGCCGCGCCTACAACCTGGCCGCGCCCGCGTCGGGCCGGATCCTGTCCGGTGGTGTCGACTCGACCGCGCTGTACCCGCCGAAGCGTTTCCTGGGTGCCGCGCGCAACATCGAGAACGGCGGCTCGCTCACCATCTTCGCCACGGCGATGGTGGAGACGGGCTCCACGATGGACACGGTGATCTTCGAGGAGTTCAAGGGCACCGGCAACGCCGAGCTCAAGCTCGACCGCAAGATCTCCGAGCGCCGCGTGTTCCCCGCGGTCGACGTCAACCCGTCCGGTACCCGCAAGGAAGAGCTGCTGCTCTCGCCGGACGAGCTCGCCGTCACGCACAAGCTGCACCGCGTGCTCCACGCGCTGGACTCACAGCAGGCCATCGACCTGCTGATCTCGCGCCTGCGCAAGACGAAGACCAACATCGAGTTCCTCATGCAGGTCTCGAAGACGGCCCTCGGGGCGAACGACGAGGACTGA
- a CDS encoding homoserine dehydrogenase produces MSPSDRRAIKVALLGCGTVGSEVVRLLTEQADELAARAGAAVELAGIAVRRPDKHPELPQELVTDDAAALVVREDVDVVVELVGGIEPVRGWLLAALSAGKAVVTANKALLAEHSADLFEAADAAGVDLYFEAAVAGAIPLLRPLRESLAGDRITRVMGIVNGTTNYILSAMDTTGAGYAETLDEAGRLGYAEADPTADVDGYDAASKAAILASLAFHTRVTAKDVHREGIADVTAADLVAARVLGRTVKLLAICERVTADDGAESVSARVHPVMIPRSHQLAGVSGAFNAVYVEADAAGELMFYGQGAGGAPTASAVLGDLVAVARNRVVGGRGPRESAHAALPMRPMGQTPTRYHVSLDVADRAGVLAQVAQAFAGHGVSIAAVRQRDANDTASLVVVTHLAPDAALQSTVDEIAKLDVVRQVVSVMRVEGEDQ; encoded by the coding sequence ATGTCTCCATCGGACCGACGAGCGATCAAGGTCGCCCTCCTCGGCTGCGGCACGGTCGGCAGTGAGGTCGTGCGGCTGCTCACCGAGCAGGCGGACGAGCTGGCGGCCCGCGCCGGGGCGGCGGTGGAGCTGGCGGGCATCGCCGTGCGCCGCCCCGACAAGCACCCCGAGCTGCCGCAGGAGCTGGTGACCGACGACGCGGCCGCGCTCGTGGTCCGCGAAGACGTCGACGTGGTCGTGGAGCTGGTCGGCGGCATCGAGCCGGTGCGCGGCTGGCTGCTCGCGGCGCTGAGCGCCGGCAAGGCCGTGGTCACGGCCAACAAGGCGCTGCTCGCCGAGCACTCGGCGGACCTGTTCGAAGCCGCCGACGCCGCGGGTGTCGACCTGTACTTCGAGGCCGCCGTGGCCGGCGCCATCCCGCTGCTGCGCCCGCTGCGCGAATCGCTGGCCGGCGACCGCATCACGCGCGTGATGGGCATCGTCAACGGCACCACCAACTACATCCTCTCCGCCATGGACACCACGGGCGCGGGCTACGCCGAGACGCTCGACGAGGCCGGCCGCCTCGGGTACGCCGAGGCCGACCCGACCGCCGACGTCGACGGCTACGACGCCGCGTCCAAGGCCGCGATCCTCGCCTCGCTCGCGTTCCACACGCGCGTGACGGCGAAGGACGTGCACCGTGAGGGCATCGCCGACGTCACGGCGGCCGACCTGGTCGCCGCGCGCGTGCTGGGCCGCACGGTGAAGCTCCTGGCCATCTGCGAGCGCGTGACGGCCGACGACGGCGCCGAGTCCGTCTCGGCGCGCGTGCACCCGGTGATGATCCCGCGCAGCCACCAGCTCGCGGGCGTCAGCGGCGCGTTCAACGCCGTGTACGTGGAAGCCGACGCGGCCGGCGAGCTGATGTTCTACGGCCAGGGCGCCGGCGGTGCCCCCACGGCGAGCGCGGTGCTGGGCGACCTCGTCGCCGTGGCCCGCAACCGCGTGGTCGGCGGCCGCGGCCCGCGCGAGTCGGCGCACGCCGCGCTGCCGATGCGCCCGATGGGCCAGACGCCCACGCGCTACCACGTGAGCCTCGACGTCGCCGACCGCGCGGGCGTGCTCGCCCAGGTGGCGCAAGCGTTCGCGGGCCACGGCGTGAGCATCGCCGCCGTGCGCCAGCGCGACGCCAACGACACGGCGAGCCTCGTGGTGGTCACTCACCTGGCGCCCGACGCGGCGCTGCAGTCCACTGTGGACGAAATCGCGAAGCTCGATGTCGTGCGCCAAGTCGTGAGCGTGATGCGCGTGGAAGGCGAAGACCAATGA
- the thrB gene encoding homoserine kinase: MTGSSGLPVGASFRAVVPGSTANLGPGFDALGLALARHDVVELQVTEDGLKVEVVDAGAGGVADVPTDETHLVVRAIRRACAHLDVRPPGLRLRCFNKIPHARGLGSSAAAVVSGVALGYALAGVPLDDEALQLAAEFEGHADNAAASLLGGLVVAWCENGRFHAERVEPSTKIRPVVAIPALKSSTDATRGLLPQHVPHADAAHSAGRTALSVLAMTTKPELLLAATEDRLHQEYRASAYPASSELVRTLRAHGVAATISGAGPTVLALTTTGILPPECDVDGFDVAELGVDLTGVQVAAQ, translated from the coding sequence GTGACGGGCTCCTCGGGCCTGCCGGTGGGCGCGTCGTTCCGGGCCGTGGTGCCGGGTTCGACGGCCAACCTCGGCCCGGGATTCGACGCGCTGGGCCTGGCCCTGGCGCGCCACGACGTCGTCGAGCTGCAGGTGACCGAGGACGGCCTCAAGGTCGAGGTGGTCGACGCCGGCGCCGGCGGGGTCGCCGATGTCCCCACCGACGAGACGCACCTCGTGGTGCGGGCGATCCGCCGCGCGTGCGCGCACTTGGACGTGCGCCCGCCGGGCCTGCGCCTGCGCTGCTTCAACAAGATCCCGCACGCGCGCGGGCTCGGTTCGTCGGCCGCCGCCGTGGTGTCCGGCGTGGCGCTGGGTTACGCGCTGGCGGGCGTTCCGCTCGACGACGAGGCTTTGCAGCTCGCGGCCGAGTTCGAGGGCCACGCGGACAACGCGGCCGCCAGCCTGCTCGGCGGGCTCGTGGTGGCGTGGTGCGAAAACGGGCGCTTCCACGCCGAACGTGTGGAGCCCAGCACCAAGATCCGTCCGGTGGTGGCGATCCCGGCGCTGAAGTCGTCCACCGACGCCACGCGCGGCCTGCTGCCCCAGCACGTTCCGCACGCCGACGCCGCGCACAGCGCGGGCCGCACGGCCCTTTCGGTGCTCGCGATGACGACCAAACCCGAGCTGCTGCTGGCCGCCACCGAAGACCGGCTGCACCAGGAATACCGCGCCAGCGCGTACCCCGCGAGCTCCGAGCTGGTGCGCACACTCCGTGCTCACGGGGTGGCGGCGACGATCTCCGGTGCCGGTCCCACGGTGCTCGCCCTCACCACGACGGGAATATTGCCGCCGGAATGCGACGTTGACGGGTTCGACGTCGCCGAGCTGGGCGTGGACCTGACGGGTGTTCAGGTTGCGGCTCAGTAA
- the rpmE gene encoding 50S ribosomal protein L31, which produces MKSGIHPEYVTTQVTCNCGNSFTTRSTKDSGEIHVEICSNCHPFYTGKQKIMDTGGRVARFEKRYGKRQKNDAK; this is translated from the coding sequence ATGAAGAGCGGTATTCACCCTGAGTACGTGACGACTCAGGTCACCTGTAACTGCGGGAACAGCTTCACCACCCGCAGCACCAAGGACTCCGGCGAGATCCACGTCGAGATCTGCTCGAACTGCCACCCGTTCTACACCGGCAAGCAGAAGATCATGGACACCGGTGGCCGGGTTGCGCGCTTCGAGAAGCGCTACGGCAAGCGGCAGAAGAACGACGCCAAGTAG
- the thrC gene encoding threonine synthase — translation MNAAGLTAWPGIIEAYRDRVPVPDGAQVVTLGEGNTPLLPAAHLSELTGCTVYLKVEGANPTGSFKDRGMTVAITHALASGLKAVICASTGNTSASAAAYAARAGLTCAVLVPQGKIAMGKLAQAVLHGARILQVDGNFDDCLELARKTAADYPVTLVNSVNPVRIAGQKTAAFEVCDALGQAPDIHCLPVGNAGNITAYWAGYSEYAGDGVVKNTPRMFGFQAAGAAPLVLGEPVSDPDTIATAIRIGSPASWASAVKAKDESAGLFEAITDAKILEAYRLLAGREGVFVEPASATSVAGLLATAADGRLPKGSTVVCTVTGHGLKDPATALEGNVEVEPLAVDPSAVAAALDLR, via the coding sequence GTGAATGCAGCCGGATTGACTGCCTGGCCCGGGATCATCGAGGCGTACCGCGACCGGGTGCCTGTGCCGGACGGCGCGCAGGTGGTGACGCTCGGCGAGGGCAACACCCCGCTGCTGCCCGCCGCGCACCTGTCGGAGCTCACGGGCTGCACGGTGTACCTCAAGGTGGAGGGCGCCAACCCCACCGGCTCGTTCAAGGACCGCGGCATGACCGTGGCCATCACTCACGCGCTGGCGAGCGGGCTCAAGGCCGTGATCTGCGCGTCGACGGGCAACACGTCGGCGTCGGCGGCCGCCTACGCGGCGCGCGCCGGGCTCACCTGCGCGGTGCTCGTGCCGCAGGGCAAGATCGCGATGGGCAAGCTCGCGCAGGCCGTGCTGCACGGCGCGCGCATCCTGCAGGTCGACGGCAACTTCGACGACTGCCTCGAACTCGCGCGCAAGACCGCGGCCGACTACCCCGTGACGCTGGTGAACTCCGTGAACCCGGTGCGCATCGCGGGCCAGAAGACCGCGGCGTTCGAGGTCTGCGACGCGCTCGGCCAGGCGCCCGACATCCACTGCCTGCCGGTGGGCAACGCGGGCAACATCACCGCCTACTGGGCCGGGTATTCGGAGTACGCCGGAGACGGTGTGGTGAAGAACACGCCGCGGATGTTCGGCTTCCAGGCGGCCGGCGCCGCGCCGCTCGTGCTGGGCGAACCGGTGTCCGACCCGGACACCATCGCGACGGCGATCCGCATCGGCAGCCCCGCTTCGTGGGCCAGTGCAGTGAAGGCGAAGGACGAGTCGGCCGGCCTGTTCGAGGCGATCACCGACGCGAAGATCCTCGAGGCCTACCGCCTGCTGGCCGGGCGCGAGGGCGTGTTCGTGGAGCCCGCGTCGGCCACGAGCGTCGCCGGCCTGCTCGCCACCGCCGCCGACGGCCGGCTGCCGAAGGGCAGCACGGTCGTGTGCACGGTCACCGGCCACGGCCTCAAGGACCCCGCGACCGCGCTCGAGGGCAACGTCGAGGTCGAGCCGCTGGCCGTCGATCCTTCGGCGGTCGCCGCCGCACTGGACCTGCGGTGA
- the argS gene encoding arginine--tRNA ligase, whose amino-acid sequence MTPAALADLVRASAVQVLDARGVDAAVLPEQVTIERPRNPDHGDYATNLALQVAKKAGFQPREFAEALAEVVAAADGVTAAEVAGPGFLNFRLAAGAQGEVVRQVLAAGEAYGRGDALTGRKINLEFVSANPTGPIHLGGTRWAAVGDALGRVLAAQGGDVTREYYFNDAGAQIDRFVRSLIAAAKGEPAPEDGYAGGYINDIAAEVLKQEPSALSLPEAERHETFRRVGIELMFTEIRQSLHEFGTDFDVYFHENSLHESGAVDAAVQQLKDSGNLYFADGAWWLKSSEYGDDKDRVVIKKDGNPAYIAGDLAYFKDKRNRGFDLCIYMLGADHHGYIARLKAAAAAFGDDPDTVEVLIGQMVNLVSDGKPVRMSKRAGTVITMEDLVEAVGVDPARYELIRYSVDSTLDVDLDLLRKHSNDNPVYYVQYAHARLSSLQRNAADLGLKSEKDAANVDFGLLTLPAEGELIRTIGEFPATVRRAAEMREPHRIARYLEELAGAYHKFYTVGRVLPQGDEEATPLTFARLALCEAARQVLANGLSLLGVSAPERM is encoded by the coding sequence GTGACTCCCGCCGCTCTCGCCGACCTGGTCCGCGCCTCCGCCGTGCAGGTGCTCGACGCCCGAGGCGTCGACGCCGCCGTGCTGCCGGAGCAGGTGACCATCGAACGCCCGCGTAACCCCGATCATGGCGACTACGCGACGAACCTCGCGCTCCAGGTGGCCAAGAAGGCCGGCTTCCAGCCGCGGGAGTTCGCCGAGGCGCTGGCGGAGGTCGTGGCGGCCGCCGACGGTGTGACCGCGGCCGAGGTTGCCGGTCCGGGGTTCCTCAACTTCCGCCTCGCCGCCGGCGCGCAGGGCGAGGTCGTGCGCCAGGTGCTCGCCGCGGGTGAGGCCTACGGCCGCGGCGACGCGCTCACCGGCCGCAAGATCAACCTCGAGTTCGTCTCCGCCAACCCGACCGGCCCGATCCACCTCGGCGGCACCCGCTGGGCCGCGGTCGGCGACGCGCTGGGCCGGGTGCTGGCCGCGCAGGGCGGCGACGTCACGCGCGAGTACTACTTCAACGACGCCGGCGCCCAGATCGACCGGTTCGTCCGGTCCCTGATCGCCGCGGCCAAGGGCGAGCCCGCTCCCGAGGACGGCTACGCCGGCGGCTACATCAACGACATCGCCGCCGAGGTTCTCAAGCAGGAGCCCAGCGCGCTGTCGCTGCCAGAGGCCGAGCGGCACGAGACGTTCCGCCGCGTCGGCATCGAGCTCATGTTCACCGAGATCCGCCAGAGCCTGCACGAGTTCGGCACCGACTTCGACGTGTACTTCCACGAGAACTCGCTGCACGAGTCCGGCGCGGTCGACGCCGCCGTGCAGCAGCTCAAGGACTCCGGCAACCTCTACTTCGCCGACGGCGCCTGGTGGCTCAAGTCCAGTGAGTACGGCGACGACAAGGACCGCGTCGTCATCAAGAAGGACGGCAACCCGGCCTACATCGCCGGCGACCTCGCCTACTTCAAGGACAAGCGCAACCGCGGCTTCGACCTGTGCATCTACATGCTCGGCGCCGACCACCACGGCTACATCGCGCGCCTCAAGGCCGCCGCGGCCGCGTTCGGCGACGACCCGGACACCGTCGAGGTCCTCATCGGCCAGATGGTGAACCTCGTGAGCGACGGCAAGCCGGTGCGCATGTCCAAGCGCGCGGGCACCGTGATCACGATGGAGGACCTCGTGGAGGCCGTGGGCGTCGACCCGGCGCGCTACGAGCTGATCCGCTACTCCGTCGACTCCACTTTGGACGTGGACCTCGACCTGCTGCGCAAGCACAGCAACGACAACCCGGTCTACTACGTGCAGTACGCGCACGCCCGGCTGTCTTCCTTGCAGCGCAACGCCGCCGACCTCGGGCTGAAGTCCGAAAAGGACGCCGCGAACGTCGATTTCGGACTACTGACTCTTCCCGCCGAGGGCGAACTGATCCGCACCATCGGCGAGTTCCCCGCCACCGTCCGCCGCGCCGCCGAGATGCGGGAACCACACCGCATCGCCCGCTACCTCGAGGAGCTGGCCGGCGCGTACCACAAGTTCTACACGGTGGGACGGGTTCTGCCACAGGGTGACGAAGAGGCCACCCCGCTCACGTTCGCACGGCTCGCGCTGTGCGAGGCCGCGCGCCAGGTGCTGGCGAACGGCCTGTCCTTGCTCGGTGTCTCAGCTCCGGAACGGATGTAA
- a CDS encoding DUF3105 domain-containing protein yields MAKGTTSKKGTSAGKSANAVKAARGKSVVGKKGTPWGTIVGVVVVVALLASVVTYYMVKSAPQRDQKSREEAASSFAPTATNPDPSKKIPGVITATYTGSVHVLPTERVAYDHSPPFGGPHDGNWAACNGVVYPTAVRTENMVHTLEHGAIWIAYNPDLVKGDQVDLLAARVKGKTYISMSPYPGLDKPISLQSWGHQLKLDKADDPRIDEFIAALRTNPNGVYPEIGASCDALGPGQFDPSNPPPFDPSKPGPDAKPMNYGGSSGAVPEGGMQQGAPGQPSAPVTAPSAPAGQ; encoded by the coding sequence ATGGCGAAAGGGACAACCAGTAAGAAGGGGACGTCCGCCGGCAAGTCCGCGAACGCGGTGAAAGCCGCGCGCGGCAAGTCCGTCGTCGGCAAGAAGGGCACTCCGTGGGGCACCATCGTCGGTGTCGTCGTGGTGGTGGCCCTCCTGGCCAGCGTCGTCACCTATTACATGGTCAAATCCGCTCCGCAGCGCGACCAGAAGTCCCGCGAGGAGGCGGCCTCGTCGTTCGCACCGACGGCCACCAACCCGGACCCGTCCAAGAAGATCCCGGGCGTGATCACCGCGACCTACACCGGTTCGGTGCACGTGCTGCCCACCGAGCGCGTGGCGTATGACCACAGCCCGCCCTTCGGCGGACCGCACGACGGCAACTGGGCGGCCTGCAACGGCGTCGTCTACCCGACCGCGGTGCGCACCGAGAACATGGTCCACACGCTGGAGCACGGCGCCATCTGGATCGCCTACAACCCGGACCTCGTCAAGGGTGACCAGGTGGACCTGCTGGCCGCTCGCGTCAAGGGCAAGACCTACATCTCGATGTCGCCCTACCCCGGCCTGGACAAGCCGATCTCGCTGCAGTCGTGGGGCCACCAGCTCAAGCTGGACAAGGCCGACGACCCGCGCATCGACGAGTTCATCGCCGCGCTGCGGACGAACCCCAACGGCGTGTACCCCGAGATCGGCGCCTCGTGCGACGCGCTCGGCCCGGGCCAGTTCGACCCGAGCAACCCGCCGCCGTTCGACCCGAGCAAGCCGGGCCCCGACGCGAAGCCGATGAACTACGGCGGCAGCTCCGGCGCCGTGCCGGAGGGCGGTATGCAGCAGGGCGCCCCGGGCCAGCCCAGCGCGCCCGTGACCGCGCCGTCGGCCCCGGCGGGACAGTGA